The genomic window ATGTTATACAATTGTTCAATCCATGTTAATTCCTTAAGTTGATTCAATTGCTTCCTGCTTAATGATTGTTGCTCCTCTAAATTAAATTCATCTATTGTTCTTTGAAACGGAAAATTTGCCCACTTTAGTCGCTTTTCTAACTGCTTTTCTTCCCTTCTTTTTTGCTCGTATTCTAAAATGCAATTAAGAAAAGTGAGATATGAGGAATCGTTCGTTTCGGCTTCTTTAACTAAAGTTGGCAAATAATGAGCCGTTTCCTTCAAACGAAGAGCTTTTAAAAGCTCTTGTGATTTTGATAATGAGTTCATTTTTGCCCCTCCAATACAGATATGTATTTATTCACATCACGTTTTTGCGTATTGATTTGGTTGATTTGATTTTTACGTTCCACAACTGGTATTACCACTTGTTCCTTATCCTTACTGCTGCTGTTTATTTGTTTTTGTTGTTGAAGGTACTGAGCCATATCGGTAAAGTCGGTTCCTGTATAAAGCTTTTTATTAATGCATTCCTCCAAAGCTTTATCCACTACGGACTGCTCGATTAATCGGATTTGCTTCAAAATAATTTGTAATTGATCCCGAATATAACGAGGTTTCTTTATTCGAATTTCTTGTAAATAGGATTTGGCAAGTTCAGAATTTGTGAAATAACGTGAGACCGTTTCAATATAAGCATCAATACCTTTTGTTCGGTCTCGTGTATGCTGACGATCTTGGATTAATTGTCCTTTGCCAGGGAATATTTTATGTTTAGCGATCAAAGGACCGTCTGCTTTTTCATAAATAAACAAGTATCCATCAGATTCAGTTATATAAACTTCTTTTTGTTTGTTATATGTTCCAATATAAATGTCAACACAAATATGTACACTTTTGCTTGTTTAAGGATGTACAAAATCACTCGTTTTCTTTCGCCAAATGATCCTTTAAACGATAAGAATCTCCAATGATAGAGACAACGGTTGCGTGATGTAAAATGCGGTCTAAAATCGCATTGGCCAGCTTGGGTTCTTGAAAGATTTCATCCCATGCTTTAAAATTCACATTCGTTGTAAGAATCGTACTACGCTTCTCATAACGCATATCGATGAGTTGGAAGAAAAGCTTTGCGTCCTCGGCATCAATCGGTAAATAACCGATCTCATCAATAATTAATAGTTTATATTTTGTATAGTGTTTTAATCTGCTCTCTAACCGATTTTCTAAACGTGCTTTCTTCAGATTTTGAATTAAATCATGGCACTTAATGAAATAAGTGCTTGTACGTTTCTTCGCTGCCTCAATCCCAATGGAAGTGGCTAAATGTGTTTTTCCTACGCCACTTGGCCCTAGAAAAACTATGTTTTCATTTGCTTCGATAAATCGAAGCGTTAAAAAATCTAAAATTTGTTTTTGATTTATTGACGGTTGAAAACTAAAATCAAAATCCTTTATTTCTTTCAAATGCGGAAAAGCCGCAACCTTCACCATCGATTGAATCATATTTTGTTCACGTACATCAATTTCGTAATTCGTCAGTTTCACTAGCGTATCTACCAGTGACAATTGATGGTTAACGCTGAAGTCTAAGACTTCATTTAAATGCAAGGACATTTGCTTGAGCTTCAAATAATCTAAGTTTTGTATGAGTTGTTGATAGTTTGTTGTTGGATTCATTATTTATACACTTCCCCAATCGCTGCTAAATTCCGTTTTGCTAGATCATCAATATCCGGATAATTTGGCATGGAAACGCCCAAGGCTTCTTGATAATGTGCTTCCTGATAATTTAATTTCTTGTTACTTATAGGGTGTTGCGCAATCAGTTCCGTGTTATAATAAATCCATAATTGATTATCATACACTTGTAAGCCTACTTTCTTTCCTTGGTACTGTGCTGGTACCGAGTATTGGTTTGATTTGTAGAAAATCATGTTGGATGCATTGACTTTTACAAGCGTATGTTTGATCCGATAGGAATCTCTTACTTTCTCAGCTGGTAACTGGAGTAGGTGATTCCTTTCTTTTTTGAATTCTATCGCAGGAATTTTTCCAGTTCCTTGGTGGACCTCATGGTTCACCCGATGAGATAAGTCTTGCACAAATTGATGTAATTCTTCCAAGGTCAACTGACCTTGATAAGCATGAATTTCATCTAATATTTTCATTGTGGTTTCGACTTTTCCTTTTGTCCGTGGACGTCCAGCAATGCATGGCTTCACCTCAAAACCAAAATCCTTAGCGAATTGTGCAAACTTGTCATTTACTCTTCCTGGGGAATGTTCTGTTCTTGCCTCATCCATAATGGTTTTCATATTATCCGTGATGATTTCAGCTGGCACCCCTCCAAGAGCTTCGAATGTTTCTGTTAAGAAGGAAAACAGGACATTTTGTGACTTAGAAATACTCATTAGGAAGGTTCTGAAACGTGAATGAGATAGAATCAGTACTGCAACATTGATTTCAACGTTCTGACCATCCTTTGTTTCAAAAGGAATACTCTCTTTCCAATCCAATTGTGCTTGTTTTCCTATAGGCGTTTCAAAACGTGCTGTGCCTTTAGGAGAAGGAATTCGTTTATCCTCTTCAAAGTAAGCATTAAATTCGGGCGTTTTCGCAATATACGCTCGGAACGTCGATGCTGCACAATCCAGTCCATGATTATCCTTTAAATACTGCCATAGCACACGACGATAATAAAACTTCTGCTTAGCATCTTCCGAAAGTAGTGCCGCAATGATTTCATAGTATTCATCAATTTTGGAAGGCTTCTTTCGTGTACGTTTAGGAATAAATCCATTTAAATATTTATCAATGGTTCTACGATCTACACCTAGATCTCTAGCTAATTGACTTTTATTAATTTTCATCTTCAAATGCTCCATTAGTTGTTTTAATTTTGGTAAGTCTTCAAGACTCTTAATCTCAAAATCAGTTTCCACATTTATCGATATGTACATACTAACCACCTCATGATTAGTATGAAATCTAAAGTCAATTTTGTACATTATTATTCCAGCATTTGTGTACATATTTAAATTATCATTTCTAGTTCCAAGAGGGACTGAATAACGATTTGATTGATATCGTATAGTGTTGTCTTTACGAACAGCCCTTGTTATACTAGAGTAAGGATTTAAGTTAGATAATTTGTTGAGGACTGGTCTTAAGTATTGCTTTTCTTTCTGAAATACTTCGACTGGTCTTTTTTTCGTTGTATTGTGTATTTTATAATTACCAGTGCGGTTCAGCCATTCCCAGCCAGCCTCATTCCATTCATCAATATTTGTGAATTCCCGATGTTTAGCAAAGTTATGTTTGATATATCCTACAACGTTTTCAATTTTCCCTTTGCTTTCCGGATCAGCTTTACGGCATACTCTCAATTTTAATTTTCTTTCTTGTCGATAGGATTCAAACTCCTTTGTTAATATGAGATCTCCACCATTTTCACTAACAAGTATTAATGAATCCTGGTCATAAACAATTTCACGAGGGATGCCCCCAAACCATTGAAATGCATTTTCGTGACAACGTATGACATCACGAGTAGTAAAAGGTCGATCTAACCATTCCATATATTTATATCGTGAATGGGAAAGTACAAACGCTATAAAATATAGTTTTACTTTTTTCTTCCCTCGCGTATATTGATGAGTCTCCCCAAAATCAACTTGTACTTGTTCTCCCATTTCTACTTCTGGAACAGCTTCATAGGATCTGGGGAGTGTTTCCTTTGGAATTCCGTAATTAATCCTCAGTTCACGAACATAGGACCTAACGGTACCTTCGGAAACTTCCAAACTTGAATATCTTTCCTTTAACCAATCTTCCACTTGGGCAGCTGACATGTCAGGATGCTCTTTAAGCCAATGGCTTTTATATGGATCTAACTTTTTAGATCTTGTATTAGTAGAGTCAATCCATTCAACCATCTCCTTAGGGTTTTGATTAAGATACCGGTACAGTGTGGGCCTAGAGATTCCTAACTTCTTAGCCACTTTAGCCTTACTGAATCCCAATTCCAATAATTGTCGTATCTCCACATACACTTCAAACTTGTCCACCTTTCAAATCCTCCATCACCGTTAATATCTCGACAATAAAAATACTAACAGCGATAGAAAACTAATTTAATAGTTTGAACATGAAATGTGTAAAATTTTATTTATCGGAAACTGTCAATTATATTTTATCGGTTACATATTCAGCCATTTGATTCTTATCCATTTCCTTCAGAAGTGAAATCATTTAAGTTTTTGTACACTTTGGCATTTGATTTCCGCAAGGGACTCGATTTGCTTATTCCAAGTTATTGTGAAGAATTTTCAAATGCCGAAGATGTCAGCCTCATTGTAAAAATTTACATTCCGGGCGGGATTAGTCAAGAAAGTATTTCTAAATTGGTATCTTCCTATATACCGGACAAAGAAAATAATCCCCATATCCATTTCATCCTTGAAAAAACGTCTCGAAAAGATCTTTTGTCTTTATATTCTAGCTGCACCTGTTATGTTTCTACTGAAAGGGCCTACGGATGGGGAATGCCGCAGATGGAGATGATGGCGATGGGAAAACCGGTCATTTCCGTTAATTGGGGAGGGGGTACGGAATTTATGAACGACAAGAACGCTTTTCTTATCGAACCCGAACCGGAATTGGAATGGGTGAACTCCGAATTGCAGCGGGCGAGGCCGGTTCACTATTTTGGACATAAATGGGCAAAAGTATCGAAACAAAATGTTATGAATACTATGCGGGAAGCGTTTGAAAACCATCAAAAAAGAGAGGAAATAGCTTTGCAGGCAAAATTTGATATAGCCAATAAATTCTCTGCACAAATGATTGCTGAACAAATAAAGGCAAGATTATTTGATTAATAGGAAGAGTTGCTCTTGCTTAAAGAGATTTTTAGATCGAAAAAGACTGGGAGGGCATCATGAAAAAAGCACTTATAACAGGTATCACCGGTCAAGATGGCTCATATTTGGCGGAACTCCTTCTTGCAAAAGGCTATAAAGTTTATGGATTAAGAAGGAGAACGTCCACCCAAAATTATGAAAATATTAACCATCTATTAAATGAAATTGAATTTATTTCGGGTGACTTGTCCGACTTGCTTCATTGATACAAGCCGTCAAACTTTCTTTTCCGGATGAAGTTTATAACCTCGGTGCACAATCATTTGTAGCCGATTCATGGTCGCAGCCTGTTTTTACAGGAGAAGTCACGGGCCTTGGTGCATTGAATATGTTGGAAGCCATAAGGCAAGTAAAACCGGATGCTCGATTTTACCAGGCTTCAAGCTCAGAAATGTTTGGAAAGGTTGTTGAAATCCCTCAAAATGAAAAGACACCGTTTTATCCGCGAAGCCCTTATGGAGTTGCGAAAGTATTCGCGCATTGGATTACAGTTAATTATCGTGAGAGCTTCGATTTATTTGCATGTTCGGGAATATTGTTCAACCATGAATCACCGCGAAGAGGTATCCAATTTGTCACACGTAAAATAACGGATGCTGTTGCAAAAATTAAATGCGGTCTCCAAAAAGAACTTCGGCTAGGCAATCTTGATGCAAAAAGGGATTGGGGCTTTGCAGGGGACTATGTCAAAGCGATGTGGCTAATGCTTCAGCAGAAAGAGCCGGATGATTATGTCGTAGCAACAGGTGAGACCCATACGGTTCGCCATTTTGTTGAACTTGCCTTTAATTATGTCGGATTGAATTGGGAAGATTATGTCATTCAAGATCCGAAATTTATGAGACCGGCAGAAGTGGATTTGCTTTTAGGCGATCCGAAAAAGGCAAAAGAAAAATTAGGCTGGGAGCCGGAAGTTTCTTTTGAAAACTTAATAAAAATGATGGTTGAACATGATCTGAAAAAGTATAGAGGAATCAAATGAAGGCACTCATTACAGGGATAACCGGATTTGTCGGAAAACATCTTGAATACTTTTTGAAGGATAAAGCCGAGGTATATGGTACGTCAAGGAAAAGCAGGAGCGAGAACCATATTTATCGATTAAATTTATTGTCCGAGATCGAAATCTTTCAATTGATTAAAAAAATAAAACCTACACATATTTTTCATCTGGCCGGATTAAGCAATGTAAAAGACTCATGGGAACATAAAGCGGATTTCATTCAGGCAAATGTGATCGGAACCGTTCATCTATTAGAAGCAGTGAGAAAAGCAGATGACCACATCAAGGTAATGACGGTAGGATCTTCAGAAGAGTATGGAATCGTTCCTGAAGGAGCAGGCAAAGTTCGAGAAGAAGCTCCATTGAATCCTATAAGTCCATATGGATTAAGCAAATGTGCAATAAGTATGCTTGTGAAATTGTATTATAAATCGTATGGATTGAACGTAACACATGCCAGACCATTTAATCATATCGGCCCCGGACAGAGGTTGGGATTCGTATCAACCGACTTTGCGCATCAAATAGCCTTGATCAATAAAGGGATCGTTGAAGAAAATAAAATTAATATAGGGAATTTACAAACTGTAAGGGATTTTACAGATGTAAGGGATATCGTTGAAGCATATTACGAAATCGGGCGTTATGGCAAAGCGGGGGAAGTTTATAATGAGTGTACCGGCCAAGGAGTTGCGATTCAAAATCTATTAGAGATTCTTTTATCTTTTTCAAACAAAAAAATTGAACCGATCGTTGATCCGAATAGAATGAGAGCTGCAGAAATCCAGAGATTGGTAGGAGATCCTGAGAAATTGTTCAAGTTAACGGGATGGAAACCGAAACGAAATCTTAAGGATACATTAAGAGACATTTACATTGATCGGTTAAATAAACTGTGAAAAGAAGGTTCTGTAAAAAAGACTCCATTTTGTCCTGACTGTTTTTCATCTTAGAATAGAAAAAAACTATAGTGGAGAAGAATTTCTCCACTCTGATTTTTATAAAAAATTAATTTTTATTATTTATAGTAATACTTTACTAATTCATCCATCCTCTGATAGATTTGTTGTCCGATCGTATGTTTGGAAAATCGGGGGAATAAATCTTTCCTTGCTTTTTTACCCTTTTGCTTTGCTTCTTCTGGATGATTGTACACATGCCTCATCAAGTTTTTGAGATGATCCACACTTGGCTCAGCCCATTGATGGCCGTGAAAATGAGCCGGCATATTGTTTGGATCAACGGGAATTAACCCCTCTATATGAATGAAATAGCTGTTGTCTTCGTTCATATATGCTTGTTGGCCGCTCCATTTTGTACCGATGGTCGGCAGCTCCATGGCCATAGCTTCCATATACGGGCGGCCCCACCCTTCGCCCCGTGAAGGCAATACAAAACAATCAACTGCCGCATATAATCCAATCATTTCCTCTTGGGACAAAGTTTCTTGTATGATATGAACATGCGGTAATTTTGTTAAGCCAAGCTTTTTCGTTAAATCTTTTATTTTCAAATATGGATTTGTATTCGGTTCATTAATTTTTGACACCTTCAATATGAGGGCCACATCTTCATCTTCATTAAATTCCTCAAAATATGCCCGAAGCAGGATTTCCCATCCTTTTCGAATACTCCAATCAAATACGGACAAAAATTTAAAAGAGGCTGATTCTTTTAACGGGTATGGGGGCACATTGTGCGGATCATATTTGTTCTCATCTAATGGTGAAGGGATGATTTTTATTCGTTCAAGATTGACACCTGCCGAAGCAAACGTTTCTCGATTAAATTCAGATGGAACCCAAACTTCAGTCATTTCATTCAAAATGTCTACCCATGACGCAGGCAAAGAATCTGTTTCAAACATCGTTCTCGCGATCGAAATCGGCGCAATCGGAAACGAAAAGAAACTCGCGGGCGCCGCTTGATAATGAATCAAAGGTGATTGGATTTGTTGTTTCTGCAACGCTGACAAATACGTTTTCATGTCAGAAGGATACAAGTCAGGCGGCGGCACACGATCCATGGGGTGTATTTTCACCTGCAAAGGATATGGCCGGATTCCGTCCAAGAAATGTTTTTGTTCTTCGGCATAACCTGATGAATTGAATAACGGACTTTGCCACAAAATCTCGTAATTCGTACTTTGTATCCGTTTCTTCGTACGATCGATGCGTTCATCTATTTGTTTGAGGGCTTCTGCTGCAGCCGTATGATCACTTCCGAATTCAAGGGCCTTTCTATACGCTTTTTCAGCATGGAAGTCATTGCCCATGTCCAAATAACAGTTACCTAACTCATGAAATAATTCCGGCAATGATTTCGTTGAGCCTTTTATACACTTCTTAAGATAGAATATTTCATGAGAACGTAATGAAGGATTGATTGCTGCTGCTTTTTTAAATGCATCAAAGCCCGCTTGAAAATTTTGATTTTGAAAATAACAAATTCCGAGAAAACTCCAAACATCCGCTTGAAGGCTTTCAGACTCAGCGTCCATTACATTCGTAATAAAAAGAAGATGATGGATTGCGTTTGTATAATCGTTCATCTTCATATAAACAAGCGCTGTATTATAGCGAGTTTCCAAGGAATCCGGATATTCTGAAAGAATGTCAAGAAAGAGTTTGATTGCATCTTCGCATCGATTTGCGTGATAAAGCTGCTTACCGAAAAGCAAGCGAATATAAAAATCTCCTTTATATTTCAACCACTCTCACCTCTGGTTGAGATTTACTTTTTTCTATTCGTACAAGAAGGAAAGTATAAGGGGAGACTATTAGTCCCCCCCTCATATAAAAAATATTAAAATAATATTTCTTAAGGCAGCGGAGTGATCGCGATCAAATCAAGAATGTTTTCAAACTTGAATTGAAGCAGCATTTCTTTTTTGATAACGTCACGAAGAGTTCTTTGAACATTCGCATCAAGAGTGAGGAGATCGGATAACGAAACATCTGCTGGAGTAAAGGTGGTTCCTGTTGTTGGTAATGTTCCTAGAACGAATTGAAGCTTCTCTGCTTCAGCATTGATGATATGAGCTAAAGCCAGTTCCTCAAGGGCAATAGAAGCTAAAAGCAACGGAATAGTCTGCTCAGTCGTAACCGAAATGAGAGGGGTAATATTAGGAATATTAGCTTGGGACATCATTTTCACCTCTTTTATTAGTTTCAGTTGTAATATATTAGGCCGGGCTTCATAATGACTTACCTATTTTTCAATCTGAAGCACTTATTATACTTTTTCTTAAGATTTTGTTATGAATTAATAGATAATACACTAGTAATTAATGTTTCATTATCACAATCTTCCGGTAAGTCTCCAAAGATGTCGGGATGTTCTGCCGTCAACTTACGGAGAGCATCTACAGGGGAAACGAATGTTTGTGACAGGCTTGCAGCTTGTGCATAGGCTTTCGCAGCTTCCTCAATTTGCCCCAGCTTTTCGAGGCAGCACCCTTTATAGTACATCACTTGAAAGCTGCCTACTCCTTTTAAGGTTAGATGCTGTAAATTCTCTTCTCCCAATTCAAGGCAGTGTTCAAACACCTCCAAAGCTTCTTTGAACGAATCCTTGACATATAAAATCAAGCCTTTGTAAAAATGCAAATCTACATAATCCGGATAGAGGGAAACCGCTCTGTCGATACCGGGCCATGCTCCGTCAATGCTGCCAGAGCTGATTAATATCGAATACTTTAATCGATACAGCAGGGAAGGCGGTGTTTTTAACTGCTTCAGAAAACCCATTATGGCACGATTAACATAATCGAAGGCCTTGCTATATTTGTGTTTTGCAATTTAAAAATCCAGCGTTTTGCAAGATTTTTTTCCAGCACCTTGCTCTTCATTTTATAGGTTCATATAGGAATTTTTTAATCGATAACTTGGTCCGGTAAATGTAAGTAAATAACTGTGATGTACGAGTCTGTCAATTATTGCAGTTGTCATTCTCTCATCATGAAAAATACTGTTCCATTTGCTAAATTCAAGATTTGTTGTAATGATAATACTTCTCCTCTCATAACACGAGGCAACCACCTGGAAAAGAAGCTGCGCTCCTTCCCGGCTAACTGGAATATAGCCCCATTCATCACAAATTAAGAGATCCGCCTTTTCTAGCTGACTGATTGTTTTATGCAAGGTACCTGCCTGTTTTGATTCGATTAATTCATTCACCAATGCTGCAGTTCGATAAAACTTTACGACTTTTCCTTGATTACACGCTTCCACTCCAAGAGCCGTCGCCAGATGAGTTTTGCCCGTTCCAACACCTCCATACATTATTAGATTTTCTTTTCTATCAATGAATGCTGCCGTTCTTAATTCGTCTACCGAAAGCTTTGCAGGCAGTTCTATTCCTCCGAATTCATATCCTTCAAATGTCTTAAAGGTATCAAAGTTGGCCTGTTTTAATAACCGGTTTTTTCTAGTGATTTTTCGATGCTTTACCTCCAATGCAAGGAGCTCTGCCAGAAACTCTTCATGAGTTTCTGCTTGTATGCTCGAATAATGTTCTGCTATTCGGTTTCCGAGTTTCAGTTCTTTACAGTATGCTTCTATTTGGCTTCTCATTTGACACCACCGCCTAAAAGTTGATCATAACTGGTCCAATTTGCTTCAAAAACCTCTTCTTGTTTTAAATGTTCCGGAATCTGAATTTCTGGTAAATCCTCTAATTTCCCAGTTATTCGATACCAGGTGGTCAAAATGCTGTCTGTATCTGTTTGCCCCAGTTTTATACTCTCGACCAATGCCTGTGTTGCAGTTTCAATATCTCCTTCTTCCTTAATGATTTGGGACAGGAGCCGTAAGGCTTCTTTCTTTTTGCTTGTATATGATAAATAATCTTGCCATGGGTCCGGCAATTCGCGAAAAAACGGCATCTGTTCAAAAGATTTAGGTCTTCTGGCCATCAAATCCAAATAAGGTATCCATTTCATGGATTCTAAGTTCTCTCCGTACAACCTTTGGTGTTCGACCACCATATGGTATTCATCATCTAATACGATAATTGTTTCGTATGTAATTTTTAACCACACTTCCTGGGATGCGAGGGAAGGTGAGGTAGAATACCGGTTTTTTTCAAAGCGAACCTTGCCATATTTATCTGCTCTTGCTTTTATCAACCTGTGAACATCAAATGATGTTTTAGGTAATTCCCAAATGGGTTTCTTGTCTTCCTCAAACAATGTTGCGATTTGCTTTTCTTTTCGGTAATGTGGTCGTTTCATATCCTCCTCACAGCGAATAAGTAAGGATTGATTAAAGGCGTTCATATCTTTAATGATTGGGATGGGAACCAGGAAATTACGTCGATGATAGC from Bacillus methanolicus includes these protein-coding regions:
- the istA gene encoding IS21 family transposase — protein: MYISINVETDFEIKSLEDLPKLKQLMEHLKMKINKSQLARDLGVDRRTIDKYLNGFIPKRTRKKPSKIDEYYEIIAALLSEDAKQKFYYRRVLWQYLKDNHGLDCAASTFRAYIAKTPEFNAYFEEDKRIPSPKGTARFETPIGKQAQLDWKESIPFETKDGQNVEINVAVLILSHSRFRTFLMSISKSQNVLFSFLTETFEALGGVPAEIITDNMKTIMDEARTEHSPGRVNDKFAQFAKDFGFEVKPCIAGRPRTKGKVETTMKILDEIHAYQGQLTLEELHQFVQDLSHRVNHEVHQGTGKIPAIEFKKERNHLLQLPAEKVRDSYRIKHTLVKVNASNMIFYKSNQYSVPAQYQGKKVGLQVYDNQLWIYYNTELIAQHPISNKKLNYQEAHYQEALGVSMPNYPDIDDLAKRNLAAIGEVYK
- the istA gene encoding IS21 family transposase gives rise to the protein MLSMIQQHHIKYLHQYKGLSLRAIARETNHDFKTVKKYAYKEDDNSLPSERKKIKGSKLDPYKPLIDQWLQEDMKAPKKQRHTGARVFHRLKAMFGDDFNVSYRTVQYYVSTKKKELYDANEGYLPLEHSPGTAQVDFGSYTYQDESAGVEKEGYYLNLSFPYSNAGFMQAMPAQNQECLLQGLKQIFEYIGGVPKKIWFDNLSAAVISIYKNGERKLVPQFEKFALHYNFQPIFCNPNSGHEKGHVENKVGYHRRNFLVPIPIIKDMNAFNQSLLIRCEEDMKRPHYRKEKQIATLFEEDKKPIWELPKTSFDVHRLIKARADKYGKVRFEKNRYSTSPSLASQEVWLKITYETIIVLDDEYHMVVEHQRLYGENLESMKWIPYLDLMARRPKSFEQMPFFRELPDPWQDYLSYTSKKKEALRLLSQIIKEEGDIETATQALVESIKLGQTDTDSILTTWYRITGKLEDLPEIQIPEHLKQEEVFEANWTSYDQLLGGGVK
- a CDS encoding tetratricopeptide repeat protein; translated protein: MGFLKQLKTPPSLLYRLKYSILISSGSIDGAWPGIDRAVSLYPDYVDLHFYKGLILYVKDSFKEALEVFEHCLELGEENLQHLTLKGVGSFQVMYYKGCCLEKLGQIEEAAKAYAQAASLSQTFVSPVDALRKLTAEHPDIFGDLPEDCDNETLITSVLSINS
- the istB gene encoding IS21-like element helper ATPase IstB, with amino-acid sequence MRSQIEAYCKELKLGNRIAEHYSSIQAETHEEFLAELLALEVKHRKITRKNRLLKQANFDTFKTFEGYEFGGIELPAKLSVDELRTAAFIDRKENLIMYGGVGTGKTHLATALGVEACNQGKVVKFYRTAALVNELIESKQAGTLHKTISQLEKADLLICDEWGYIPVSREGAQLLFQVVASCYERRSIIITTNLEFSKWNSIFHDERMTTAIIDRLVHHSYLLTFTGPSYRLKNSYMNL
- a CDS encoding GDP-mannose 4,6-dehydratase, encoding MKALITGITGFVGKHLEYFLKDKAEVYGTSRKSRSENHIYRLNLLSEIEIFQLIKKIKPTHIFHLAGLSNVKDSWEHKADFIQANVIGTVHLLEAVRKADDHIKVMTVGSSEEYGIVPEGAGKVREEAPLNPISPYGLSKCAISMLVKLYYKSYGLNVTHARPFNHIGPGQRLGFVSTDFAHQIALINKGIVEENKINIGNLQTVRDFTDVRDIVEAYYEIGRYGKAGEVYNECTGQGVAIQNLLEILLSFSNKKIEPIVDPNRMRAAEIQRLVGDPEKLFKLTGWKPKRNLKDTLRDIYIDRLNKL
- the istB gene encoding IS21-like element helper ATPase IstB — translated: MNPTTNYQQLIQNLDYLKLKQMSLHLNEVLDFSVNHQLSLVDTLVKLTNYEIDVREQNMIQSMVKVAAFPHLKEIKDFDFSFQPSINQKQILDFLTLRFIEANENIVFLGPSGVGKTHLATSIGIEAAKKRTSTYFIKCHDLIQNLKKARLENRLESRLKHYTKYKLLIIDEIGYLPIDAEDAKLFFQLIDMRYEKRSTILTTNVNFKAWDEIFQEPKLANAILDRILHHATVVSIIGDSYRLKDHLAKENE
- a CDS encoding glycosyltransferase, which codes for MKSFKFLYTLAFDFRKGLDLLIPSYCEEFSNAEDVSLIVKIYIPGGISQESISKLVSSYIPDKENNPHIHFILEKTSRKDLLSLYSSCTCYVSTERAYGWGMPQMEMMAMGKPVISVNWGGGTEFMNDKNAFLIEPEPELEWVNSELQRARPVHYFGHKWAKVSKQNVMNTMREAFENHQKREEIALQAKFDIANKFSAQMIAEQIKARLFD
- a CDS encoding glycosyltransferase, producing the protein MKYKGDFYIRLLFGKQLYHANRCEDAIKLFLDILSEYPDSLETRYNTALVYMKMNDYTNAIHHLLFITNVMDAESESLQADVWSFLGICYFQNQNFQAGFDAFKKAAAINPSLRSHEIFYLKKCIKGSTKSLPELFHELGNCYLDMGNDFHAEKAYRKALEFGSDHTAAAEALKQIDERIDRTKKRIQSTNYEILWQSPLFNSSGYAEEQKHFLDGIRPYPLQVKIHPMDRVPPPDLYPSDMKTYLSALQKQQIQSPLIHYQAAPASFFSFPIAPISIARTMFETDSLPASWVDILNEMTEVWVPSEFNRETFASAGVNLERIKIIPSPLDENKYDPHNVPPYPLKESASFKFLSVFDWSIRKGWEILLRAYFEEFNEDEDVALILKVSKINEPNTNPYLKIKDLTKKLGLTKLPHVHIIQETLSQEEMIGLYAAVDCFVLPSRGEGWGRPYMEAMAMELPTIGTKWSGQQAYMNEDNSYFIHIEGLIPVDPNNMPAHFHGHQWAEPSVDHLKNLMRHVYNHPEEAKQKGKKARKDLFPRFSKHTIGQQIYQRMDELVKYYYK